The genomic interval CGATTCCACTCGGGAATCTCCACCACCAGATCCTGGCTGCCGTCGGGGACGGCCTGACAGGCCAGGCGGCTTTCCATGGTGTTGCCAGGCGCATTGTCGAGCATGTCGAGCTCGGCGTCGGAGGCCTCGGGGATTGTGTCGAGGCCCTCGCTGACGATGACGTGGCAGGTGCTGCAGGCGCAGACGCCGCCGCAGGCGTGGTCGATGTCGACGCCGTGGCCGAGTGCGATCTCCAGGATGGAGCCGGGCTCGCCGTCGCGGCTGTAGGGGATTTCCCCGGGATTGACCTCGACGGTCACGTTCATCGGCATGAACTTGATCTTGTAGGGCTTCTTGGGGCCTTCGGCCTTGTTTGCTTCGATGTAGGGGTTCGTGCCGCCCATGGGGGTCTCCTTCGTGCGCGTGGCTGCAACGCCTCGCGCGCGGGGCCTACCTTAGACAGCGTCCGCGCGGCGGTCCAAATTCCTGACTCAGTTGAAAGGGTAGCCGCTAGATCGAGAGCTCTTCGGAGTCGCCCTCGAACTCCATCTTCGCGTACTCGGTGCTGAGTGCGGAGACTTCCTCGTCGCTCAGAGAGGACTGCGCCTCGATCTGCACGGCCTGGGCCTTGCCGGTCTTCTTGTCCTTGGCCTGGACGTGCAGGATCCCGTCGGTATCGAGGGCGAAGGTGACTTCGATCTCAGGGATGCCCCGCTTGGTGCCCGGGGGCAGCGGCAGGACGACCTCGCCCAGGAACACGTTGTCGGAGGAGACCTTGGCCTCGCCCTGGGTGACGATGACGCGCACCGATTCCTGATTGTCCTTGACCGTGGTGAAGACCTTCGCCTTCTTGGTCGGGACGGTCGTGTTCTTGGGAATGATCACGTAGGTCATGTCCCCGAAGGTCGCCACGCCCAGCGAGAGCGGGGTGACGTCCAGCAGAATCTTCTTCCAGGGGGCGATGTTCGCCTCGCCGCTGGGGCGCCCGCCGAAGCTGGC from Chrysiogenia bacterium carries:
- a CDS encoding Hsp70 family protein, which produces ASFGGRPSGEANIAPWKKILLDVTPLSLGVATFGDMTYVIIPKNTTVPTKKAKVFTTVKDNQESVRVIVTQGEAKVSSDNVFLGEVVLPLPPGTKRGIPEIEVTFALDTDGILHVQAKDKKTGKAQAVQIEAQSSLSDEEVSALSTEYAKMEFEGDSEELSI
- a CDS encoding 2Fe-2S iron-sulfur cluster binding domain-containing protein; this translates as MGGTNPYIEANKAEGPKKPYKIKFMPMNVTVEVNPGEIPYSRDGEPGSILEIALGHGVDIDHACGGVCACSTCHVIVSEGLDTIPEASDAELDMLDNAPGNTMESRLACQAVPDGSQDLVVEIPEWNRNAVKEGH